In Bacteroidota bacterium, the genomic stretch ATTATTAGACGCTGAAGTTCCACCTGAGTTTCCGGGAGGAGAAGAAAAAATGTACGAATATTTAAGTTCGGCAGTTGATTACCCTCCAATGGCAAAAGAAAATAATATTGAAGGACGTGTAGTATTACGTTTTGCAGTAATGTCAGACGGAACAATAAGCGGCATTCAAGTAATAAACAAACCAGAACTAGGTTGGGGATGCGAAGAAGCAGTTATAAAAGCTGTTAAAGGTATGCCTAAATGGAGTCCGGGCCGTCAGGCCGGTCGCCCGGTACCGGTTTACTTTACTTTACCGTTTTTGTTTAATTTACAACAATAATTATTTCATAAAAACATAATACAAAATAAGCTTGCTAAACAATTAGTTTAGTGAGCTTATTTGTTTATATAAAATGCATAAAAACACCTGTTAGTAATGAGTTTAGAAGAAATCAGAGAAGAAAGAACACATAAAATTGGTAATATTGTTAAATACTTTGGCGCAGTAATGGGCTTATTTTACCTTGTTTTAGGAACAGGTATACTATTAGGCAAAGTACCTTTAATAGTTAATGATATAGTAAAATATGTTTTGGGGGGCGCCCTATTACTATATGGAATACTTAGGTTATACAGATTAATAAAAAAGTAAGAACGGCCAAACTGCATTATAATTTCAATATGATTCGTAACCCTAAACCTATTCATATAGCCTTACTGGTATCAAGCATTATTGCTACTGTTTTATCACTTGTTATGTATTTTGTTTTAGAATCAAACTGGGTTTCTATTACTGTTATATTTACACTTACAGCCGGCTTATCTTTTTTCCTGTTTTTTTATACGCTGGAGTTTTTCATTTATAGAAAAATCAAACTGATTTATAAAACCATTCATAGCCTTAAAACACAGAAGTACGATGCCGTACTGGAGAATTTTGCATGGGACAAAGACCCCATTTTTGAAATGAGCAAAGAGGTTATTAACTGGGCCCGCGATAAAAAAATTGAAATAGACCAGCTTAAAAAATTAGCCGACTTCAGAAAAGAATTTTTAGGCAATGTAAGCCATGAATTAAAAACACCTATTTTTAGCATACAAGGTTATTTGCATACGCTTTTAGATGGTGCTATGGACGACTCGGAAGTGAATAAAAAGTTTTTGCAAAAGGCCGCTAAAAGCACTGATAGGTTAAGTGATTTAGTAGCTGATTTATTAGAAATATCGAAACTGGAAAGTGGTGAATTAACCATGCAAATGGATCGTTTTGATATCAATGCCCTGACCAAAGATGTATATGAACAATTTGAAGTAAAAGCCAACCAAAAAGGCATTGAGCAACTGATAAAAGAAGGTTGCAACAAACCTTTTTATGTGTTGGCTGACAGGTATAGAATAAGAACCGTGCTGGTAAATTTAATTGGCAATGCCATTAAATATGGTAACGAGAACGGATTTACTACTGCTGCTTACTACGTAATGGGCGAAAACATTTTAATTGAAATAGCCGATAACGGACAGGGCATAAATCAGGAGAGCCTGCCTCGTATTTTCGAACGTTTTTACCGCGAAGATAAAAGCCGAGCAAGGGATGACAGCGCTGCCGGTGGTACAGGATTAGGCTTAGCCATTGTAAAACATATTATTGAAGCTCACCTGCAAACCATTAATGTACGAAGTACCATTGGCTCTGGCACTACATTTGGCTTTACATTAAAAGCAGCCCAATAAATATATAAACACTTTTTGCAAACTCTACTATTGTGGTAAGCTATAAACAAAAATTTGAATTATACTTGCACATATGAGCAACGAAGAAAACAACAACAACCAAATTAATATTGAGCTAAGCGAAGAAATAGCAGAAGGAATTTATGCAAACTTAGCCATTATTACCCATAGCAATAGTGAATTTGTACTTGACTTTATAAGAGTAATGCCTGGTGTACCCAAAGCAAAAGTAAAATCGCGTATTGTATTAACCCCGGAACATGCCAAACGTTTATTACTTGCTTTAGGCGAGAATATCCAGAAATACGAAGAGCAAGTTGGTACAATTAACCTGCCTGACATGATGCCTCCATTCCCAATGAATTTTAGTGGCCCAACTGGGCAAGCATAAACTATCCTGTATTTAATTCATCAATCGCTAAGTCAATAACTCTTTACGCATAAAGAATGAAGGAACTATTTATTGAGCAAATAAAAAACGGATATACTTTTAAAGGTGAAAGTATTCAGATAGGTGCAGCTATGCTTAATGGTGAAACATTGGCAGAGTGCCCTGTAAATTTACCTTTAAAAATGCTTAACAGGCATGGATTGATAGCGGGTGCTACCGGAACGGGTAAAACCAAAACACTACAAACCATAGCCGAAGGTTTAAGCAATGCCAGTGTACCTGTATTGTTATTGGATATAAAAGGCGATTTAAGTGGCCTTGCCGCCAAAGGCGAATTGAACAATGCAATACAGGAACGTTATACAAAAATAGGTATTAACTATTCGCCCGATGCTTTCCCTACCGAGTTGCTTACTATAAGTAATAAACCGGGCGTAAAAGTAAAAGCAACGGTAAGTGAATTTGGACCTTTATTACTTTCAAAAATTTTAAACCTGAACGAAACACAAGCGGGTTTTGTAAGCATGATTTTTAAGTTTTGTGATGATGCACAATTGCCATTGCTTGACTTAAAAGATTTCATTAAAGTATTGCAGTATATAAGCAATGAAGGCAAGGCTGAAATGGAGCAACAGTATGGCAAAATTTCAACTACATCAACAGGAACTATATTGCGTAAAGTAATAGAACTTCAACAACAGGATGCGGATGCTTTTTTTGGGGAACGCAGTTTTGAGGTAGATGACCTGATGCGTATAAACGATGATGGAAGAGGTATCATTTCTATATTACGCGTAAATGATATACAGGACAAGCCAAAACTATTCTCTACATTTATGCTTTGCCTATTGGCAGAACTGTATGCCACTTTACCGGAAGAAGGTGATTTGGATAAACCCAAACTGGTTTTATTTATTGATGAAGCGCATTTAATTTTTCAGGAAGCAAGTGGCGCCCTATTACAACAAATAGAAACCATTATAAAACTAATCCGCTCCAAAGGCGTTGGCATATTTTTTTGTACGCAAAACCCGGCCGATGTGCCGGCAGCAGTGCTGGGCCAATTAGGTTTAAAAGTACAACATGCCTTGCGTGCCTTTACTGCCGCTGACAGGAAAACAATTAAACAAACTGCCGAAAATTATCCGTTATCCGATTTTTATAAAACGGATGAATTATTAACCCAACTGGGTATGGGCGAAGCTTTAATAACCTGTTTAAATGAAAAAGGTATTCCTACTCCATTGGTGGCTACCATGCTTTGTGCACCACAGTCGCGCATGAATATTTTAAACGATACTGAAATAAATGCGGTAATAGCCCAATCGAAAATTGCGGCTAAATACAATCAAACTATAGACAGTGAAAGTGCTTATGAAATTTTAAATGCTAAGTTGGCCAATGCTGTTAATAGTACTATTGACAACACCCAACAAGCATCGGAAAGCAAAACAAATAAAAACGAAAAATCAACTTTAGAACAAATACTAAGCAGCCCGGTAACCAAACAGGTAGGCCGCACGGCTGCACAGATTATTACACGTAGTTTATTGGGCGCACTTGGCTTAGGAGGTAAAACTAAATCAAAGTCCAAATCAAGCTCTTGGTTCTAATATAAATTCAATAACAGTATGCAAATAAAAACAACACCTATTGAAGGTTTACTCATTATAGAGCCACAAGTATTTAACGACCCACGTGGCTATTTTTACGAAAGCTATAACAAAGAAAAAATGTATGCTGCCGGTATTGATATTGAGTTTGTACAAGACAACCAAAGCTTATCGCAAAAAGGTATTGTAAGAGGCTTACATTTTCAGGCAGCACCATTTGCGCAAGCTAAACTGGTTAGGGTAATTCAGGGAGCGGTAATGGACGTAGCTGTTGATATTAGAAAAAATTCCCCTACTTACGGACAACATTTTGCCATAGAATTAAGTGCCGAAAACAAAACCATGTTTTATATTCCTCCGGGGTTTGCACATGGCTTTGAAACCTTAGCCGACAACACACTATTTTTATATAAATG encodes the following:
- a CDS encoding DUF3467 domain-containing protein, which translates into the protein MSNEENNNNQINIELSEEIAEGIYANLAIITHSNSEFVLDFIRVMPGVPKAKVKSRIVLTPEHAKRLLLALGENIQKYEEQVGTINLPDMMPPFPMNFSGPTGQA
- a CDS encoding HAMP domain-containing sensor histidine kinase — its product is MIRNPKPIHIALLVSSIIATVLSLVMYFVLESNWVSITVIFTLTAGLSFFLFFYTLEFFIYRKIKLIYKTIHSLKTQKYDAVLENFAWDKDPIFEMSKEVINWARDKKIEIDQLKKLADFRKEFLGNVSHELKTPIFSIQGYLHTLLDGAMDDSEVNKKFLQKAAKSTDRLSDLVADLLEISKLESGELTMQMDRFDINALTKDVYEQFEVKANQKGIEQLIKEGCNKPFYVLADRYRIRTVLVNLIGNAIKYGNENGFTTAAYYVMGENILIEIADNGQGINQESLPRIFERFYREDKSRARDDSAAGGTGLGLAIVKHIIEAHLQTINVRSTIGSGTTFGFTLKAAQ
- a CDS encoding helicase HerA-like domain-containing protein, producing MKELFIEQIKNGYTFKGESIQIGAAMLNGETLAECPVNLPLKMLNRHGLIAGATGTGKTKTLQTIAEGLSNASVPVLLLDIKGDLSGLAAKGELNNAIQERYTKIGINYSPDAFPTELLTISNKPGVKVKATVSEFGPLLLSKILNLNETQAGFVSMIFKFCDDAQLPLLDLKDFIKVLQYISNEGKAEMEQQYGKISTTSTGTILRKVIELQQQDADAFFGERSFEVDDLMRINDDGRGIISILRVNDIQDKPKLFSTFMLCLLAELYATLPEEGDLDKPKLVLFIDEAHLIFQEASGALLQQIETIIKLIRSKGVGIFFCTQNPADVPAAVLGQLGLKVQHALRAFTAADRKTIKQTAENYPLSDFYKTDELLTQLGMGEALITCLNEKGIPTPLVATMLCAPQSRMNILNDTEINAVIAQSKIAAKYNQTIDSESAYEILNAKLANAVNSTIDNTQQASESKTNKNEKSTLEQILSSPVTKQVGRTAAQIITRSLLGALGLGGKTKSKSKSSSWF
- the rfbC gene encoding dTDP-4-dehydrorhamnose 3,5-epimerase, with amino-acid sequence MQIKTTPIEGLLIIEPQVFNDPRGYFYESYNKEKMYAAGIDIEFVQDNQSLSQKGIVRGLHFQAAPFAQAKLVRVIQGAVMDVAVDIRKNSPTYGQHFAIELSAENKTMFYIPPGFAHGFETLADNTLFLYKCSNLYNKESEGGLLWNDEQLNIKWQTKNPLVSDKDKVLPSLNNFISPF